One genomic segment of Myxocyprinus asiaticus isolate MX2 ecotype Aquarium Trade chromosome 14, UBuf_Myxa_2, whole genome shotgun sequence includes these proteins:
- the LOC127452076 gene encoding bMERB domain-containing protein 1-like — protein sequence MEKGRSTPKQYGSLEQTEPCGNSSKHVEEEVVSMADSTITVEDIEGELFKIERIQDVLVRKESELRYMMDDIQLCKEIARLKKELQKLVTIPDKEKSNEDRQREEELLQQIQKLVETRDFLVDDMEFERLREREEDKEMADFLQSKFPNRCSRKDHTKDEKRMTSRAQQTTSPYLTKTGFTLLKECCGFTCSIM from the exons ATGGAGAAGGGGCGAAGCACTCCGAAACAGTACGGATCTCTGGAGCAAACGGAACCCTGTGGGAACTCATCCAAACACG TTGAAGAGGAAGTGGTGTCTATGGCTGATTCCACCATCACTGTGGAGGACATAGAGGGGGAGCTGTTCAAAATCGAGAGGATACAAGATGTGCTGGTCCGTAAAGAGTCTGAACTGAGATATAT GATGGACGACATCCAGCTGTGTAAGGAAATAGCAAGGCTCAAAAAGGAACTTCAGAAACTAGTTACCATCCCAG ACAAAGAAAAATCCAATGAGGACAGACAGCGTGAGGAAGAACTCCTGCAGCAAATCCAGAAACTGGTGGAGACGCGAGACTTTCTGGTTGATGATATGGAGTTTGAGAGACTGAG agagagagaggaggacaaAGAGATGGCTGACTTCCTGCAGTCAAAATTTCCCAACAGGTGCAGCAGAAAAg ATCACACTAAGGACGAGAAGAGAATGACGTCCAGAGCCCAGCAAACCACGTCTCCTTACTTGACCAAGACGGGTTTCACCCTGCTGAAGGAGTGCTGTGGCTTCACCTGCTCCATCATGTAG